Proteins from a genomic interval of Heptranchias perlo isolate sHepPer1 chromosome 19, sHepPer1.hap1, whole genome shotgun sequence:
- the LOC137335149 gene encoding tumor protein p53-inducible nuclear protein 2 isoform X2, with protein MFHRLTSLFYGETEEVCIQGPDPSLTEKEDDGWLIVDFPEGQNEVQVESSPLENLLIEHPSMSVYAASNTNISTVEEDASEEINDGNATQTRVERWAVPTPAAVLGRAGILEKASQVRRIQRAKQRVEKRQLSRNRIQRQNLARECRFHRTKHHGSFVYQPCRRQYNY; from the exons ATGTTCCACCGACTCACCAGCCTTTTCTATGGGGAAACTGAGGAAGTCTGCATCCAGGGTCCCGATCCCAGCTTGACCGAAAAGGAGGATGATGGCTGGTTAATTGTTGACTTTCCAG AAGGCCAGAATGAAGTTCAAGTGGAGAGCAGCCCCCTGGAGAACCTGCTCATTGAGCACCCGAGCATGTCTGTCTACGCTGCCAGCAACACCAACATCAGTACAGTGGAGGAGGATGCCAGCGAGGAGATCAATGATGG AAACGCAACTCAGACCAGGGTGGAGCGATGGGCTGTTCCAACTCCTGCAGCGGTTTTAGGCCGAGCCGGTATCTTGGAGAAGGCGAGTCAGGTCCGCCGGATCCAGCGAGCGAAGCAACGGGTTGAAAAACGCCAGCTGAGCCGCAACCGCATCCAGAGGCAGAATCTTGCGAGGGAGTGTCGCTTTCACCGGACCAAGCACCACGGCAGCTTTGTGTACCAGCCCTGCCGACGCCAGTACAACTACTAA
- the LOC137335149 gene encoding tumor protein p53-inducible nuclear protein 2 isoform X1: MFHRLTSLFYGETEEVCIQGPDPSLTEKEDDGWLIVDFPDDCTTPSSEEVEVRASAAEPSSCLSDDSPPPASSSLESLCHCGSSSGPPQPLPCTLEESWFVTPPPCFTAEGQNEVQVESSPLENLLIEHPSMSVYAASNTNISTVEEDASEEINDGNATQTRVERWAVPTPAAVLGRAGILEKASQVRRIQRAKQRVEKRQLSRNRIQRQNLARECRFHRTKHHGSFVYQPCRRQYNY; encoded by the exons ATGTTCCACCGACTCACCAGCCTTTTCTATGGGGAAACTGAGGAAGTCTGCATCCAGGGTCCCGATCCCAGCTTGACCGAAAAGGAGGATGATGGCTGGTTAATTGTTGACTTTCCAG ATGATTGCACTACCCCCTCAAGCGAAGAAGTGGAGGTGAGAGCAAGTGCAGCCGAGCCCAGCTCTTGCCTTTCTGATGACTCCCCTCCACCAGCCTCTTCTTCCCTTgagtctctctgtcactgtggaAGCAGCTCCGGTCCTCCACAGCCTTTACCCTGCACTTTGGAAGAGAGTTGGTTTGTCACCCCTCCCCCCTGTTTTACTGCAGAAGGCCAGAATGAAGTTCAAGTGGAGAGCAGCCCCCTGGAGAACCTGCTCATTGAGCACCCGAGCATGTCTGTCTACGCTGCCAGCAACACCAACATCAGTACAGTGGAGGAGGATGCCAGCGAGGAGATCAATGATGG AAACGCAACTCAGACCAGGGTGGAGCGATGGGCTGTTCCAACTCCTGCAGCGGTTTTAGGCCGAGCCGGTATCTTGGAGAAGGCGAGTCAGGTCCGCCGGATCCAGCGAGCGAAGCAACGGGTTGAAAAACGCCAGCTGAGCCGCAACCGCATCCAGAGGCAGAATCTTGCGAGGGAGTGTCGCTTTCACCGGACCAAGCACCACGGCAGCTTTGTGTACCAGCCCTGCCGACGCCAGTACAACTACTAA